One segment of Clarias gariepinus isolate MV-2021 ecotype Netherlands chromosome 6, CGAR_prim_01v2, whole genome shotgun sequence DNA contains the following:
- the dync1i2b gene encoding dynein, cytoplasmic 1, intermediate chain 2a isoform X4 — MSDKSELKAELERKKQRLAQIREEKKRKEEERKKKETEGRGEGASPSNDDSDLERKRRETEALLQSMGITDPAMVGTPSETGSQDSADGATGVRALHWDSDPSTLLLHSDSQHGRGPLRLGMAKVTQVDFPPRELVSYSKETQTPVSTQPKEAAEENEEEDLAVALAAHESLQENEPHADEDEAPPHELTEEEKQQILHSEDFLTFFDQSSRIVERALSEHVDVCFDYSGRDLQDKEGDTQGGTKLSLNRQFTDERWSKHRVVTCLDWSPQYPELLVASYSSNEEAPHEPDGVALVWNMKYKKTTAEYVFHCQSAVMSAAFAQFHPNLVVGGTYSGQIVLWDNRSNKRTPVQRTPLSASAHTHPVYCVSVVGTQNAHNLISISTDGKMCSWSLDMLSTPQDSLELVFKQSKPVAVTSMAFPLADVNNFVVGSEDGTVYTACRHGSKAGISEMFEGHHGPVTGLDCHTATGPVDFSHLFVTSSFDWTVKLWSTRNTKPLYSFEDNSDYVYDVMWSPAHPALFACVDGVGHLDLWNLNNETEVPSASVTVEGNPALNRVRWANSGREVAVGDSEGRVHIYDVGEQIAVPRQDEWTRFLKTLSELGENQEEAEDLATQRLAA, encoded by the exons ATGTCAGACAAAAGTGAGCTAAAGGCAGAGCTGGAGAGGAAGAAACAGCGCCTTGCCCAGATCAGAGAGGAAAAGAAGCGAAAAGAGGAAGAACGCAAGAAAAAAGAA ACTGAAGGGCGTGGGGAAGGCGCCTCTCCATCAAATGATGACTCTGATCTGGAGAGAAAGAGGAGGGAGACGGAGGCTCTGCTGCAGAGCATGGGTATCACCGATCCTGCCATGG TGGGCACTCCAAGCGAAACCGGCAGCCAGgactcagcagatggcgctactGGAGTAAG gGCTCTCCACTGGGATTCTGACCCCTCTACTCTCCTGCTGCATTCAGACTCTCAGCATGG ACGAGGTCCTCTCCGGCTCGGCATGGCTAAAGTCACTCAGGTGGACTTTCCTCCCCGAGAACTCGTCTCGTACTCTAAAGAGACTCAGACACCCGTCTCTACTCAACCTAAAGAGG CGGCAGAGGAAAACGAGGAGGAGGATCTGGCAGTGGCACTGGCCGCTCACGAATCTCTGCAGGAAAATGAGCCTCATGCTGATGAAGACGAGG CGCCACCTCATGAGCTGACGGAGGAGGAGAAGCAGCAGATCCTGCACTCGGAAGACTTCCTGACGTTTTTCGATCAGAGCTCCCGCATCGTGGAGCGCGCTCTGTCCGAGCATGTCGACGTCTGCTTCGACTACAGTGGACGAGACCTTCAGGACAAAGAGGG agaTACCCAGGGTGGGACCAAGCTGTCTCTGAACAGGCAGTTTACAGACGAGCGTTGGTCCAAACACAGAGTGGTCACCTGTCTGGACTGGTCACCCCAG TACCCAGAGTTGTTGGTGGCGTCCTACAGCAGTAATGAAGAAGCTCCTCATGAGCCTGACGGTGTGGCGCTGGTGTGGAACATGAAGTACAAGAAAACAACAGCGGAGTACGTCTTCcactgtcag tcggCAGTGATGTCGGCAGCGTTTGCACAGTTTCACCCGAACCTGGTGGTGGGTGGGACGTACTCGGGACAGATCGTCCTTTGGGACAATCGTAGCAATAAGCGGACACCCGTACAGAGGACGCCGCTCTCTGCCTCCGCACACACG CACCCGGTCTACTGTGTGAGTGTAGTCGGGACTCAGAACGCTCACAACCTCATCAGCATCTCTACTGATGGCAAAATGTGCTCCTGGAGCCTGGACATGCTGTCCACAcctcag GACAGTCTGGAGCTGGTGTTTAAGCAGTCGAAACCTGTTGCCGTGACGTCCATGGCGTTTCCTCTGGCTGATGTGAATAACTTCGTTGTAGGCAGCGAGGACGGCACCGTCTATACCGCCTGCAGACacggcag TAAAGCGGGAATCAGCGAGATGTTCGAAGGTCATCACGGCCCAGTTACAGGACTCGACTGCCACACGGCCACCGGACCCGTCGACTTCTCTCACCTGTTTGTGACGTCGTCCTTTGACTGGACCGTCAAGCTGTGGAGCACcagg AACACCAAGCCACTTTACTCATTCGAGGATAACTCAGATTACGTGTACGACGTCATGTGGTCTCCTGCTCACCCTGCGCTGTTCGCCTGCGTCGATGGAGTCGGACACCTCGACTTGTGGAATCTCAACAATGAGACTGag GTTCCCTCGGCTTCAGTGACAGTAGAGGGAAACCCGGCGCTAAACCGCGTGCGCTGGGCTAACTCTGGCAGAGAGGTTGCCGTCGGTGATTCTGAAGGTCGAGTACACATCTACGACGTAGGAGAA CAGATCGCTGTGCCGCGGCAGGACGAGTGGACGCGCTTCCTGAAAACACTAAGCGAACTCGGTGAGAACCAGGAGGAGGCAGAGGATCTGGCAACCCAGCGCCTAGCTGCCTGA
- the dync1i2b gene encoding dynein, cytoplasmic 1, intermediate chain 2a isoform X7 — protein sequence MAKVTQVDFPPRELVSYSKETQTPVSTQPKEAAEENEEEDLAVALAAHESLQENEPHADEDEAPPHELTEEEKQQILHSEDFLTFFDQSSRIVERALSEHVDVCFDYSGRDLQDKEGDTQGGTKLSLNRQFTDERWSKHRVVTCLDWSPQYPELLVASYSSNEEAPHEPDGVALVWNMKYKKTTAEYVFHCQSAVMSAAFAQFHPNLVVGGTYSGQIVLWDNRSNKRTPVQRTPLSASAHTHPVYCVSVVGTQNAHNLISISTDGKMCSWSLDMLSTPQDSLELVFKQSKPVAVTSMAFPLADVNNFVVGSEDGTVYTACRHGSKAGISEMFEGHHGPVTGLDCHTATGPVDFSHLFVTSSFDWTVKLWSTRNTKPLYSFEDNSDYVYDVMWSPAHPALFACVDGVGHLDLWNLNNETEVPSASVTVEGNPALNRVRWANSGREVAVGDSEGRVHIYDVGEQIAVPRQDEWTRFLKTLSELGENQEEAEDLATQRLAA from the exons ATGGCTAAAGTCACTCAGGTGGACTTTCCTCCCCGAGAACTCGTCTCGTACTCTAAAGAGACTCAGACACCCGTCTCTACTCAACCTAAAGAGG CGGCAGAGGAAAACGAGGAGGAGGATCTGGCAGTGGCACTGGCCGCTCACGAATCTCTGCAGGAAAATGAGCCTCATGCTGATGAAGACGAGG CGCCACCTCATGAGCTGACGGAGGAGGAGAAGCAGCAGATCCTGCACTCGGAAGACTTCCTGACGTTTTTCGATCAGAGCTCCCGCATCGTGGAGCGCGCTCTGTCCGAGCATGTCGACGTCTGCTTCGACTACAGTGGACGAGACCTTCAGGACAAAGAGGG agaTACCCAGGGTGGGACCAAGCTGTCTCTGAACAGGCAGTTTACAGACGAGCGTTGGTCCAAACACAGAGTGGTCACCTGTCTGGACTGGTCACCCCAG TACCCAGAGTTGTTGGTGGCGTCCTACAGCAGTAATGAAGAAGCTCCTCATGAGCCTGACGGTGTGGCGCTGGTGTGGAACATGAAGTACAAGAAAACAACAGCGGAGTACGTCTTCcactgtcag tcggCAGTGATGTCGGCAGCGTTTGCACAGTTTCACCCGAACCTGGTGGTGGGTGGGACGTACTCGGGACAGATCGTCCTTTGGGACAATCGTAGCAATAAGCGGACACCCGTACAGAGGACGCCGCTCTCTGCCTCCGCACACACG CACCCGGTCTACTGTGTGAGTGTAGTCGGGACTCAGAACGCTCACAACCTCATCAGCATCTCTACTGATGGCAAAATGTGCTCCTGGAGCCTGGACATGCTGTCCACAcctcag GACAGTCTGGAGCTGGTGTTTAAGCAGTCGAAACCTGTTGCCGTGACGTCCATGGCGTTTCCTCTGGCTGATGTGAATAACTTCGTTGTAGGCAGCGAGGACGGCACCGTCTATACCGCCTGCAGACacggcag TAAAGCGGGAATCAGCGAGATGTTCGAAGGTCATCACGGCCCAGTTACAGGACTCGACTGCCACACGGCCACCGGACCCGTCGACTTCTCTCACCTGTTTGTGACGTCGTCCTTTGACTGGACCGTCAAGCTGTGGAGCACcagg AACACCAAGCCACTTTACTCATTCGAGGATAACTCAGATTACGTGTACGACGTCATGTGGTCTCCTGCTCACCCTGCGCTGTTCGCCTGCGTCGATGGAGTCGGACACCTCGACTTGTGGAATCTCAACAATGAGACTGag GTTCCCTCGGCTTCAGTGACAGTAGAGGGAAACCCGGCGCTAAACCGCGTGCGCTGGGCTAACTCTGGCAGAGAGGTTGCCGTCGGTGATTCTGAAGGTCGAGTACACATCTACGACGTAGGAGAA CAGATCGCTGTGCCGCGGCAGGACGAGTGGACGCGCTTCCTGAAAACACTAAGCGAACTCGGTGAGAACCAGGAGGAGGCAGAGGATCTGGCAACCCAGCGCCTAGCTGCCTGA